The genomic window gaaaaaaatgttcataaatcGATAAAACAATATCGCATATTGGAGCTTGTCTCagatatgcgcatttatctcagtaacttttagccggaaatttttagtacgatcgggttgggttttaacgggtgtttttatattagttacttcccttctagaacaatcccctttctaaaacaatcgtggattaggtaagacgtagtaaatttgctaaaataattttaacataatcttgcttttttatGGCTGTTTTAACAAAGCATTCAACTCATATTGGGTAATGTTGTACGCTGCCAGAAGTAATATAGATGGATGGTTTTACTTTATGAAGATATTTGATcgattgaatttatttacatggtTTTTATTCATGTTCGGTTGAAACCCACGTGAGGGTATGATAGTAAGAACAGAATGCAGATGTACTCAAAAACCGTCCATTTTATCCGTTAAGTATTTACTATTTTtgctaattttaattatttcttattattcCGAGCAAAATgcccaaaacaaaaaaaacggATTTGTCAGCGACGAGGGGCCAGCGTGGGGGCCGGAGACGACAGAGGCCCGAGAGGGCAGGGCGTGCAAGCAGCAGCACAGCAGCAGAGCATGTAGCGCAACCTCCAGTGGAGAATCAGATGGTGGCTTCCCATTCCCCTCAGCCCTCCACAGCACCCATGATGGTGGCGCCATCCATCACGGTGGCAGGACCAACAGATGCTATTGGCTCATCCCAGCAAGAATCGACAGAAATGGCACAAGGTACTAACATTGGTGCTCAGTCTCAGTCTTTAATGTTTGGCAATAACTTTAGTCAACCTGTCATAAACAATTCAACCCAAGTAGATTTAGGTTACCATGTAGATAATGCaaccaaacaaaaaattgtcaatGGGGAATACATTAATTTAGCCACCCTGCTTGTGCGTGATGCTAATAGGCTACAACTATCCACATTGTCAATGGACTCCCAAGGCCAAATTATAGCCCAGCCCAAACACAATCATAGATTGACAACCATTGAGAAATGGACAGATGCCTTTATCATTTATGCATGCATATATCTTACAGCCCACCCTAGCAAAACACACCAACTATTCAAATACATGCATGACGTTAGGTTGGGGGCCGAAAAATCGCAGGGTTGGGTCACATATGATGAGCAATACAGGCTTCGGATGGCAATTAACCCATCAAATAACTGGGGGGTAATAGATAGTGAATTGTGGCTGGTGTATATGACGCCCGGGATCCAGTCCAATACAAATCGTCCATCAAGTTCACCAAACAAGTGCTTTGACTTTAACTACAGAGATTCTTGTAACAGAATCCATTGCGCCTATCTGCACCAGTGCATCAGATGCAACAATAAACATCCATTAATTCGCTGCATGGACACTCAAACTCCTACACACCCAATTGGTCAGTCATTTCGGGGACAAGGATTTACATTTAGACCGTCTCAGTTTCAGTCCACCTATCAACCAAGGCAAGTCTTGCCACAGTCAAGACAATTTACACCTCAGCCAAGACATGTTACACCACAGTCAAGACATGTTACACCACAGTCAAGACAAATGGGCCCTGGGCGTTTCCCCACTAAAGACACAGCAAATACTGGAACATTTAATTAACTACCCAGATAGAGAGGCAGCACATACTTTAAGAGAGGGTCTAGTTAATGGGTTTAAGTTGCAATATGAGGGTCCCCGGTTTCCAATTTTTAGTAGCAATTTAGTGTCTGCAAAGCAGCATCCAAatgttttacaagaaaaaatagaTAAGGAAATTACAGAGGGGCGAATGGCAGGCCCCTTTCAGTCTCCccctatgttaaactttcatGTGTCCCCCATAGGTATTGTTCCAAAAGCTGATGGCAGTTGGCGAATGGTAATGCACCTTTCATACCCACCGTCTGCAAGCATTAATCACAACATTGACCCTATTCACACATCAGTAAAATACACATCATTTGACACGGTCATTCAAACAATAAGTCAATTGGGGAGAGGGACAATCATCGCAAAATCTGATATAAAAAGCGCCTTTCGGTTACTTAAGATATTTCCAGGGGATTTTGAATTATTAGGTTTACAGTTTGAAGGTAAATTCTATTTTGATAAGTGCTTGCCATTTGGGTGTTCCATTTCATGTAAACTATTTGAAATGTTCTCCACATTCTTAGAGTGGTTAGCTAAGGAAAGATCAGGGTTCAATACCATTCATCATTACTTAGATGATTTCATCTTCATAGGGAGTGCTAACACAAGTCAATGTAAACTTATTATGCAAAAATTTGAGGAGTTGTGTTTGGAAATTGGTGTACCCTTGAACGCAGAGAAAACAGTTTTGCCCACTACTAATTTAGTGTTTCTTGGTCTGGAAATAGACACGGTCAAAATGCAAGTCTCTATTCCACAGGAGAAAGTGTATCAACTTTCCACTCTATTAAAATTTTGGGTAGGTAAGAAGAAAATTAAGTTGTCGGAGCTACAATCTCTAGTGGGCAAGTTAAATTTTTTCAGCAAGGCTATACCTGGTAGTAGAGCATTTAATCGCAGGTTTTACAATGCTATGATAGGAACTAGTAAACCAAATCATCATATTCGGATATCGGGGTCCATGCGTCAAGATATGAAAACCTGGATCGAATTCTTGGATAGTTTTAATGGGGTGGTATACTTTCCAGACAGTGAGTGGAGTACCTCAGATACACTGAAACTCTTCACGGATAGTGCAGGGTCAGCAGAATTAGGTTGTGGTTGTTATTTTCAGGACCAATGGATGTTCCTTCAATGGCCAGAGCAATGGGCTTACAATGAAATTTTGCGGGATATTACTTTCCTAGAGTTAGTTCCAATTGTGTTGTCATTGGTGGTCTGGGGAAGCCTCCTGCATAATAAAAAACTTATCCTTTTCATAGACAATATAGCTTTGgttcatattttaaacaaacagtCATCTAGGTCAGAGCGTGTCATGTCATTAGTTAGGCCCTTAATGTTGGTTGCGTTAAAGTACAATATTCAGTTTAAAGCCAACCACATCCCAGGCAAACTTAATCAAATAGCTGACTCTATTTCCCGCAAAAAGTGGGACACTTTCAGGAGCCTGGCACCCGCAGCAGACGCACAACCTCAGCCAATTCCGGAGCAATTCCAGACCTTGCTCTCTCAAGCGAAATAGAGCGTTTATTCAGTGCATCTATGTCAGTGAACACTAGCGAGGCATACAGGGTAGGGATCCAAGCGTTTGAACAGTTTCGTATTGGCCAAGGGTTGTCACTGGTTTGGCCGCCACCAGACACACACTTAAACAtgtttattgcacatctatCAATAAAACACTACAAACACTCGACGGCAAAATCATACATTGCAGCGATAAGCTTCAAATGCAAAAGTCATACATTATATGATCCCACAAAAAACTTTGTCACCCAAAAGCTACTCCAAGGTATGAGAAGATCCATCAATACAGCAGACACACGGTTACCAATCACACTGGACATTTTACAAACCATTATCCCAAACCTTCAATTTGTTTGCTCTAGCAATTATGAAACCTCATTGTATAAGGCTGCCTTTTCCCTTGCATTCCATGCATTACTTAGGATAGGTGAAATTGCTCTATCTAAGGGTAATTCACATGAAACCATTCTCCAATGCCAAGATGTTTCACTGTTAACTAACAAACTAGTGGTAAGCATTAAACGCTCCAAAACTGATCAGTGTGGTAGGGGAGTGACATTGTCAGTTAATGCATCACATGGAATAACGTGCCCAGTAAAAGCAATGCGGGAGTTTTTGCAAGTGCGCCCAAGCATTACGGGAccattattttgtcatttttcggGGAAACCACTAACACGGTATCAGTTTAGTGCGGTCCTAGCTAAGGTCTTGGCACAGTCATCCATTGATAGTAAGAATTTTAAGTCACACTCCTTTCGGATAGGAGCAGCTACTACATTAGCACTTCAGGGCGAAACACAACATGTCATCCAATTGGCGGGTAGATGGCAATCTAATGCCTATCGCACTTATATTCGTTAATGATAAGAATTATTGGGATAGTCTCATATACCATCATACATTCATCATTTTAAGTAAGTAGTAACTTAGCTTAACATATATTCGTTAATGATAAGCATTATTGGGCTAGTCTTGTATCATACATTCCTTATTTTTAGTAAATAGTAGCTAAGCTTAACATCTACCAAGTTTTGTGCACATAGGTGTCAATAAAGTCTGGGTCATAGGATCCTCCATAGTCAAGAGAGCGAGCATAGCGTCCAGGGAACGAAAGGGGGGATTAAACCTTGGAATAGTTAATACCGAAATCTGGTGGCAAGGCTATGGAGGTATGGTCCTTAGTCAGTTACTTCCCAAGCTTCGTGTGCTGCGAAGAATTGAGAATGACCCAGATGTATTAATTATACACTGCGGAGCAAATAGTCTAGGTCTCATTGAGTTAAAGTCACTGCTGGAAAAGCTACAAGACACACTGGAACAAATAGCCAAGCTTTTCCCTCATTCTAAGTTGGTATGGTCAAACCTGCTCCCAAGATTCAATTGAAGGTATTCAGAGGACATTAGGGCCATGGAGGACTCAAGAAAAAGAGTCAATAGGGAAGCAATATTGTTAGTTACGTCTATGGGGGGGAGTTTTATTAAACATACTCAGTTTGACAGTAAGGACCCAACATTATTTCATGATGACGGTGTTCATTTGTCAAAAAAGGGAAATGATTCATTCCTAGAAAACATTGAAAAGGTCGTTACATCGTTACTTAAGGTTGAGGGAGAAGAAAATGAGCAAGCTCTGGCCGCTGGTGACCATATGTGTTGAGGTACTGCCGCCGTCACTAATGGTCTTTGGTCCTCCCATTGTGGCGGTTGCAGTTCCATAAATGCCCGTAATAGATTTGCATCAGACAACAGGCATTTATGGCCCTTGCAAGTGGCGTATTTCGACCGCACCTCAACACAAATGGAAGAGTCGACACATATTCTAcgctcatgacgtcatattggacagttgatcctaattcaaatccataatgatggatatgcacatgtgaaaatttttgtccatttacttgtcattcaaggttgcttatatcatgtatatggcttaagtaaggttaaaatatttagtagaACGTTAATGCACTTGTGTTTACCCAGtgcatgattacgtcatatttgcttgttgatgacgtcatatttgcttgttgatgacgtcataattacgtcatagttgcctattgattacatcatgtttgctgaatgcttgttgctttgctttttgcttgcttgcttgcttttgttgggggcggccctgcggtagcccccataatttcaccgcggccagaagcgccaaataaactattctcagataacttggttttcatgttattcattaggtatctgggataatatcgcatattggagcttgtctcagatatgcgcatttatctcagtaacttttagccggaaatttttagtacgatcgggttgggttttaacgggtgtttttatattagttacttcccttctagaacaatcccctttctaaaacaatcgtggattaggtaagacgtagtaaatttgctaaaataattttaacataatcttgcttttttatcccacccacccactacccatacttattagaatgcacatggtctttgttcttacttggcatgatttacttaattacatattacaagattttatgttcatgtgaatcttttagagcgtatactgcggtggttttcctttttattatattgcagctgtacactggttcatcaaaacggctacactggataacgtcgcggtgaaaaaatccatatggcgtatttcgaccgcacctcaacacaaatggaagagtcgacacatattctacgctcatgacgtcatattggacagttgatcctaattcaaatccataatgatggatatgcacatgtgaaaatttttgtccatttacttgtcattcaaggttgcttatatcatgtatatggcttaagtaaggttaaaatatttagtagcttgtgtttacccag from Crassostrea angulata isolate pt1a10 unplaced genomic scaffold, ASM2561291v2 HiC_scaffold_38, whole genome shotgun sequence includes these protein-coding regions:
- the LOC128168670 gene encoding uncharacterized protein LOC128168670; translation: MPKTKKTDLSATRGQRGGRRRQRPERAGRASSSTAAEHVAQPPVENQMVASHSPQPSTAPMMVAPSITVAGPTDAIGSSQQESTEMAQAVHWFIKTATLDNVAVKKSIWRISTAPQHKWKSRHIFYAHDVILDS